In one window of Helianthus annuus cultivar XRQ/B chromosome 17, HanXRQr2.0-SUNRISE, whole genome shotgun sequence DNA:
- the LOC110923734 gene encoding pentatricopeptide repeat-containing protein At5g18950 produces the protein MARTPSSFTQLLRRPSSKIIQNPKQPIRNIAHDNNEDKPLHSTDLVNQICATIRSKPRWENTLLSDFPNVSFLDSTLLNQVFTHQKNVLFSIRLLHWLRSQFGYSPDQSTCCLIFNSLVEHKAANAAKGFLEFTKFVPDRAGIESYVRCLCESGMVEDALQVFDEMSKRGVCPLLETWNCVLQGCVKDGCTDVVWRLYGEMMELGVDVDVHTVDCLIQAFCLEKNVSKGYELFRQMLDDGFVPNKVCFDKLVFEFILDRKYSRVSALLHIMIAKGVNPDIYTYQQVIHALCLRRMQREGLRIFNDLKDRGYAPDRIMYTTMIHGLCKIKWLGEARKLWFEMIQKGIKPNIYTYNTLLYGYFKIGDVENALNLYKEMQDKGYSETLVAYNTMISGLCSHGRTTLAYQLFNQMSRNNVSKDVVTYNSMIRGFCNDGKLTEGLNLLRELVDHGLQPSSASYGPLIEKLYETKRIDEVKTLWNEMQEKGVEPASVCINDDVVIGLSNEGYVTAGIYWLAYTVKNRFIPRQETFENLIGVLSQKDMLDVGQIALGHMFKIGYIPSFRLDAVSLT, from the coding sequence ATGGCAAGAACACCGTCCTCATTCACTCAATTACTCCGTCGACCATCCTCCAAAATCATCCAAAACCCTAAACAACCAATTCGCAACATCGCCCATGATAACAACGAGGATAAACCCCTACATTCAACTGACCTCGTTAACCAAATCTGCGCAACAATTAGGTCAAAACCCAGATGGGAAAACACCCTCTTATCAGATTTCCCCAATGTCAGTTTCTTAGATTCCACCTTGTTAAATCAAGTGTTTACACACCAAAAAAATGTTCTTTTTTCAATTCGGCTTTTGCATTGGCTCCGTTCTCAATTTGGGTATTCACCCGATCAATCAACTTGTTGTTTGATATTCAATTCACTTGTAGAACATAAGGCTGCAAATGCTGCAAAGGGTTTTCTTGAATTTACGAAATTCGTTCCGGATCGGGCTGGTATTGAATCATACGTAAGGTGTTTGTGTGAAAGTGGAATGGTTGAAGATGCactccaggtgtttgatgaaatgtcaaAGAGAGGAGTTTGCCCTTTGTTGGAGACATGGAACTGTGTTTTACAAGGTTGTGTTAAAGACGGGTGTACCGACGTTGTATGGAGGTTATACGGTGAAATGATGGAGCTTGGTGTTGATGTAGATGTTCATACTGTTGATTGCTTGATACAAGCGTTTTGTTTGGAGAAGAATGTTTCAAAAGGGTATGAACTTTTTCGACAAATGTTGGATGACGGGTTTGTTCCGAACAAGGTTTGTTTCGACAAGTTGGTATTTGAGTTTATATTGGATAGAAAGTATTCTAGAGTGTCTGCACTTCTTCATATTATGATAGCAAAAGGTGTTAATCCTGATATCTATACTTATCAACAAGTTATACACGCGTTGTGCCTTAGAAGAATGCAACGTGAAGGGTTACGTATATTTAATGACCTTAAAGATCGAGGGTATGCACCGGATAGAATCATGTACACGACAATGATTCATGGTCTTTGTAAAATCAAATGGTTAGGGGAAGCAAGAAAGTTATGGTTTGAGATGATTCAAAAGGGAATCAAACCTAATATATACACATACAACACACTCTTATACGGGTATTTTAAAATCGGTGATGTAGAAAACGCTTTAAATCTATACAAGGAAATGCAAGATAAAGGTTATAGCGAAACTCTAGTCGCGTACAACACTATGATAAGCGGTCTGTGTTCACACGGAAGAACAACTTTAGCTTATCAATTATTCAACCAAATGTCGCGGAATAATGTCTCTAAAGATGTGGTAACGTACAATTCTATGATCAGGGGTTTCTGTAACGATGGTAAGTTAACTGAGGGTTTGAACCTTTTGCGTGAACTTGTGGACCATGGGCTGCAACCGTCATCTGCATCATATGGACCACTGATAGAAAAGCTTTATGAAACGAAACGGATAGATGAAGTTAAAACTCTTTGGAACGAGATGCAGGAAAAGGGTGTGGAACCGGCTTCTGTATGTATTAATGATGACGTCGTAATTGGATTAAGCAACGAAGGATATGTTACAGCGGGAATCTACTGGTTGGCGTACACGGTGAAGAATCGGTTCATACCCCGTCAAGAAACTTTTGAAAATTTGATCGGTGTTCTATCTCAGAAAGATATGTTAGATGTCGGTCAGATTGCTCTGGGTCATATGTTTAAGATAGGTTACATACCAAGTTTCCGTTTGGATGCAGtatccttgacatga